One bacterium genomic window, GTATCGTTTCAACAGGATTAGCTATAAGTTATTGATTTACAAGATATTATAATAAATTAATTAGGAGTAAAGTTGTCCGAGAATAAGTTCATAGTCTCTTCTTCTCCCCATCTAAGAAGTGGAGTAAACACAAGTTCCATAATGTGGAATGTGGTGATAGCCTTGCTTCCGGCCTGGGTAGTCGGAATATACTATTACGGGCCCCGAGCTATCTGGCTTACACTATTAAGTATAATAGCCGCCGTAATCACAGAGTTCGCTATTCAGGCGATAAGAAAGGTCCCTTTTTCTGCATTGGATGGTTCTGCAGTTATTACCGGAATGCTGTTAGCATTTAATGTTCCTCCCGGAGTCCCTTGGTGGATGGTAATTATAGGGAGTGTAGTCGGTGTTGCTATAGGTAAACAGGCTTTTGGAGGCCTTGGTCATAACCCATTAAATCCCGCCTTGGTTGGAAGGGCATTTCTCATGGCTAGCTGGCCTGTCCATATGACAACAGATTGGATTTTGCCGCGCGGGGGGAGCCTTTCGGGTGCAATCGGCGTAGATGCCGTTACAAGTGCAACACCACTTACGGTTTTGAAACTTGCTAGAAATGCTATCTTAGACCCAGCATCATCTTCAGAGCAGATAGAAGCGGCGCGCACCTCGATTGAAGCTATCTATAGCTCATGGCCCCAAATGATGATAGGAAATATCGGCGGATGTATTGGCGAAATAAGTGCGCTTGCTATCTTGCTTGGAGGCATTTTTCTTATAGTTAGAGGTTTCTGTGATTGGCGCACTCCTATAACATATATCGCCGGCGTGGCGCTTCTCGGATGGATATTTGGTGGGACTCAAGGCTTTTTTACCGGTAATATGCTTTTCCAGATATTTTCCGGTGGGCTTTTCCTTGGAGCATTTTTTATGGCTACGGACATGGTTACCACCCCAATTACAAAAAAGGGTCGATGGATATTCGGTCTCGGTTGCGCGGTATTGACCGTTTTTATCAGAAGATGGGGCGGTTATCCCGAGGGGGTCAGCTACTCAATTCTCATAATGAATATATTCACACCCATTATCGACAGACACACAAGGCCGCGCATTTTCGGCCACAGCGCCAAGAAAGCGGGGCAGTGATATGAAAGACATCATTAGACCCGGTTTGATTTTAATGGCATACGGGCTAATCGCCGGTTTGGCCTTAGGCCTTGTAAATTCGGCCACAGCACCTAAAATAGCCGCTCAGGAAGAGGCAGCTAGAATGGCCGCTATAGAGGAAGTTATGCCAGATGCGGTATTATTTACCGAAGACAGTGCCGGCTCTGTCGATTACCTCGTCGGTTATCAAGACTCTGCGAAAACAAATGTCGCAGGTTATGTTATCACAGCATATGGGAACGGTTTCTCATCCACTATTCGCACAGTTGTCGGCATCAATAAAGATTTCACTGTCGAGGCAATCGAGATAGTTTGTCAATCGGAAACTCCGGGACTTGGCACTAAGGCCATAGAACAAGACGATCCCCTTAAAGAACCATGGTTCGAGAGACAATTTGATGGCCTATCCCCCACTCAACTCAAGGTTGATAAGGATGGTGGCCAGCTTAAATCTATCACTGGCGCCACAATCACTAGCCGTGCAATAGCGCGTTCGGTAGCCAATGCCGCAAAGAAACTGGAAACCGCTATTAAAGCAAAATCCCCAACCCCCACAGATACCATTCATAGTATTATGCCCGCCGCCAATGATTCACCCATAACCGAAGAAGGAGGTGTAGAATGAGTAAAAAAGGTTTCCTATCTGATATTACAAAGGGATTTCTTATCGAGAACCCGGTTCTCGTGCTTGCTCTCGGCCTCTGCCCTACGCTCGCTGTTACTTCTAGCGCGATTAACGGCCTAGGAATGGGCGCAGCAGCTACCTTCGTTCTTTTAATGAGTAACATTATCGTTTCGCTGATAAAACCCCTCGTACCACCGAAAATACGCATACCAATCTTCATAGTGGTCATAGCTACTTTTGTTACCATTGTGAAACTTGTCATGGCAGCATACACACCTGCGCTTTCGGATGCACTTGGAATATTTATTCCTCTTATTGTAGTAAACTGCATTATACTCGGGCGTGCTGAGGCTTTCGCCAGCAAACACGGAGTTCTACGCTCAGCTGCAGATGGCCTTGGTATGGGGCTCGGTTTCACTATAACTCTAGTCTTACTTGGAACTTTCCGCGAGATAATTGGCAACGGAAGTGTATTCGGATATAATATCATGGGCGCAAGTTATCAACCGGCCTTGATGATGATATTACCACCCGGTGCATTTCTCTCGCTTGCCCTTATGGTCGCCGGCTCGCGATGGATACTCGAAAAAACCTCTAAAGGAGGTAATAGCTAATGGCAAATCTATTAATCATAGCTATCGGAGCAATCTTAATAAATAACTTCGTGCTTTCGAGGTTCCTAGGGCTATGTCCATTCATCGGTGTTAGTAAAAAGACCGAAACGGCCATCGGGATGGGCATGGCGGTGGTTTTCGTAATGGTTCTCGCATCGGCTGTAACCTGGGTCATATGGACATACCTTCTTTCCCCGGGTGAAAGCAATCTCTTCTGGATTATCGCTAGAGCCTGCGGTAGCGAGGCATCGGCGCAATCCTTCGATCTACGGTTTCTTGAAACTATAGCTTTCATCTTGGTAATCGCATCGCTGGTACAATTTGTAGAATTGGTGTTAAAGAAGATATCCCCCGCGCTTTACGACGCATTGGGCATCTTCCTGCCACTGATAACTACAAACTGCGCCATTCTGGGTGTTGCAGAGCTTAACACGATGTCACTTAATTATGGTTTCATCGAGGCTGTCGTCCACGGTTTTGCCGCAGGCATAGGATTTACACTTGCCCTAATTATGATGAGCGGCATCCGTGAGCGGCTTGAGTTCGCGCCGGTTCCACACTTTATGAAAGGCCTTCCGATAGCATTCATCGTTTCTGGGCTTATGAGTATGGCCTTCCTTGGATTCAGTGGATTGAAATTCTAGTCAAGGAATAAATTTATTATTCGGTAGCGTTGCAATAAATAGGTCAATTTGTTTGTAGTTAGTTGACATAATCCTTACTTACTTTCTTTCATTGAATGAGCATTGAACCAGAGTTTAAGGAACGCCTTGCACGATTTATCTGTTTGGAACCCATCCATGTTCTTCAGTTTGCGTTCTAATGTCCGGTTCCAGGACTCGATAGCATTTGAATTGGATGGCAACGCCGGGTTTCTTTTGTAGGCGAGGAGAAGATCGAGATTCCTATCTAGCGACTTTAAAAACCTTTTATGATATGACGCCGGAAAGAACGATTTGAGCGCCAGAAGCTGCGACGACAAACCCTTTGCGCTTGGTGCGGAGGCTGCCA contains:
- a CDS encoding electron transport complex subunit E, with amino-acid sequence MSKKGFLSDITKGFLIENPVLVLALGLCPTLAVTSSAINGLGMGAAATFVLLMSNIIVSLIKPLVPPKIRIPIFIVVIATFVTIVKLVMAAYTPALSDALGIFIPLIVVNCIILGRAEAFASKHGVLRSAADGLGMGLGFTITLVLLGTFREIIGNGSVFGYNIMGASYQPALMMILPPGAFLSLALMVAGSRWILEKTSKGGNS
- a CDS encoding RnfABCDGE type electron transport complex subunit D, translating into MSENKFIVSSSPHLRSGVNTSSIMWNVVIALLPAWVVGIYYYGPRAIWLTLLSIIAAVITEFAIQAIRKVPFSALDGSAVITGMLLAFNVPPGVPWWMVIIGSVVGVAIGKQAFGGLGHNPLNPALVGRAFLMASWPVHMTTDWILPRGGSLSGAIGVDAVTSATPLTVLKLARNAILDPASSSEQIEAARTSIEAIYSSWPQMMIGNIGGCIGEISALAILLGGIFLIVRGFCDWRTPITYIAGVALLGWIFGGTQGFFTGNMLFQIFSGGLFLGAFFMATDMVTTPITKKGRWIFGLGCAVLTVFIRRWGGYPEGVSYSILIMNIFTPIIDRHTRPRIFGHSAKKAGQ
- a CDS encoding RnfABCDGE type electron transport complex subunit G; amino-acid sequence: MKDIIRPGLILMAYGLIAGLALGLVNSATAPKIAAQEEAARMAAIEEVMPDAVLFTEDSAGSVDYLVGYQDSAKTNVAGYVITAYGNGFSSTIRTVVGINKDFTVEAIEIVCQSETPGLGTKAIEQDDPLKEPWFERQFDGLSPTQLKVDKDGGQLKSITGATITSRAIARSVANAAKKLETAIKAKSPTPTDTIHSIMPAANDSPITEEGGVE
- a CDS encoding electron transport complex subunit RsxA — translated: MANLLIIAIGAILINNFVLSRFLGLCPFIGVSKKTETAIGMGMAVVFVMVLASAVTWVIWTYLLSPGESNLFWIIARACGSEASAQSFDLRFLETIAFILVIASLVQFVELVLKKISPALYDALGIFLPLITTNCAILGVAELNTMSLNYGFIEAVVHGFAAGIGFTLALIMMSGIRERLEFAPVPHFMKGLPIAFIVSGLMSMAFLGFSGLKF